The proteins below are encoded in one region of Arenibacter algicola:
- the pyrR gene encoding bifunctional pyr operon transcriptional regulator/uracil phosphoribosyltransferase PyrR produces MSQKVLLSSKEINIILHRLACQLLENHLDFKNTVLIGIQPRGIFLASRLAKILKEDYGVKKIDLGFLDITFYRDDFRRGDKTLEANKTKIDFLVEDKKVVFVDDVLYTGRSIRAALTAIQSFGRPLEIELLTLIDRRFSRHLPIQPNYRGRQVDAINGEKVKVMWEENDGEDVIYLVKT; encoded by the coding sequence ATGAGTCAAAAAGTATTACTTTCTTCCAAAGAAATAAATATTATCCTGCATCGCCTGGCTTGCCAATTATTAGAAAACCATCTCGATTTTAAAAATACGGTTCTTATAGGGATACAACCTAGGGGAATATTTTTGGCTTCCCGCCTTGCCAAGATTCTTAAAGAGGATTATGGGGTAAAGAAGATAGATTTAGGATTCTTGGACATAACATTCTATCGTGATGATTTTAGGAGAGGCGATAAGACCTTGGAAGCCAACAAGACCAAAATAGATTTTCTGGTAGAGGATAAGAAAGTAGTTTTTGTGGATGATGTACTTTATACCGGTAGAAGTATAAGGGCAGCTTTAACGGCTATACAGTCTTTTGGAAGACCGTTGGAAATAGAATTGTTAACATTGATCGATAGGCGTTTTAGTAGGCATTTGCCTATTCAGCCCAATTATAGGGGGCGGCAGGTAGATGCCATAAACGGAGAAAAAGTTAAGGTAATGTGGGAGGAAAATGATGGGGAGGATGTAATATATTTAGTAAAGACATAA
- the cmk gene encoding (d)CMP kinase yields MGKITIAIDGYSSTGKSTIAKQLAKALDYVYVDTGAMYRAVTLFAMREGFVGGEKDDLEGLVNALPKVDLKFVYNKSLGFSEMYLNGENVEKEIRTLPVSQQVSKIATIEKVRLKLVGMQQEMGKKKGVVMDGRDIGTVVFPNAEFKIFMTASPETRAFRRYKELLDKGEKVSYKEVLKNVQTRDYIDSHREFSPLRKADDAIEFDNSDMGLKEQLERIYNFALRKIEGK; encoded by the coding sequence ATGGGAAAGATTACTATTGCTATTGATGGATATTCATCTACGGGAAAAAGTACTATAGCCAAACAGTTGGCGAAGGCATTGGATTATGTTTACGTAGATACTGGGGCAATGTACAGGGCGGTAACACTTTTTGCTATGCGTGAAGGTTTTGTTGGGGGTGAAAAAGACGATCTGGAAGGGTTGGTCAATGCCCTTCCCAAAGTGGATCTTAAATTTGTCTACAATAAATCCCTTGGGTTTTCAGAAATGTATTTGAATGGTGAAAATGTGGAGAAGGAAATTAGGACTCTGCCAGTTTCCCAACAGGTGAGTAAGATCGCCACCATAGAGAAAGTTAGGTTGAAATTGGTGGGGATGCAACAGGAAATGGGCAAAAAGAAAGGAGTTGTAATGGACGGTAGGGATATAGGTACAGTAGTCTTTCCCAATGCCGAATTTAAAATATTTATGACGGCTTCTCCAGAAACTAGGGCGTTTAGAAGATATAAGGAACTTTTGGACAAGGGGGAGAAGGTCTCGTATAAAGAAGTTTTGAAGAATGTCCAAACTAGGGATTATATTGATTCCCATCGAGAATTTTCACCCTTGAGAAAAGCGGATGATGCCATAGAATTTGATAATAGTGATATGGGTTTAAAGGAGCAATTGGAACGCATATATAATTTTGCTCTCCGTAAAATTGAAGGGAAATAG
- the rpsA gene encoding 30S ribosomal protein S1, with product MAEEKTTVEVEETTEATQETKVEAQAQDPKEFLENFDWDKYEQGIERVDDSKLKEFESLVAENFVDTADEEVVQGTVVYLTEREAIIDINAKSEGVISLNEFRYNPDLKVGDKVEVLIDIREDKSGQLVLSHRKARTIMAWDRVNAAHDKEEIVSGFVKCRTKGGMIVDVFGIEAFLPGSQIDVKPIRDYDQYVNKTMEFKVVKINHEFKNVVVSHKALIEADIEEQKKEIIGQLEKGQVLEGVVKNITSYGVFIDLGGVDGLVHITDLSWSRINHPNEVVELDQKLNVVILDFDENKSRIQLGLKQLEKHPWDALSEDIKIGDKVKGKVVVIADYGAFIEVAEGVEGLIHVSEMSWSTHLRSAQDFVKVGDEVEAVVLTLDREDRKMSLGIKQLTPDPWTDITSKYPVGSKHKGIVRNFTNFGVFVELEEGIDGLIYISDLSWTKKIKHPSEFVTVGDTLEVEVLELDVEGRKLSLGHKQTTENPWDKYETEFALDTVHKGTIAEIVDKGATIEFNEDIVAFVPSRHLEKEDGKKLVKGEEAEFKIIEFNKEFKRVVASHTAIFREEEQRNVKAAVKKAAASADEAKPTIGDANEALQALKDKMEANDKKKK from the coding sequence ATGGCTGAAGAAAAAACAACAGTTGAGGTAGAAGAAACTACTGAAGCTACACAAGAAACAAAAGTAGAAGCCCAAGCGCAGGATCCAAAGGAGTTTTTGGAAAATTTCGATTGGGACAAGTACGAGCAAGGAATAGAGCGAGTTGATGATTCCAAATTAAAGGAATTTGAAAGCTTGGTCGCTGAAAACTTTGTAGATACTGCAGACGAAGAAGTAGTACAGGGGACAGTAGTGTACCTTACAGAACGTGAGGCGATTATTGATATTAATGCCAAGTCTGAAGGTGTTATTTCACTGAACGAATTCCGATACAATCCTGACCTTAAGGTTGGAGATAAGGTAGAGGTGTTGATCGATATCCGTGAGGATAAAAGTGGACAGTTGGTACTTTCACACAGAAAGGCAAGAACTATCATGGCTTGGGATCGTGTAAATGCTGCCCATGACAAGGAAGAGATTGTTAGTGGTTTTGTAAAATGCAGAACCAAAGGTGGTATGATTGTCGATGTTTTTGGAATTGAGGCATTCTTGCCAGGTTCACAAATTGATGTTAAGCCAATCCGTGATTACGACCAGTATGTAAACAAAACTATGGAATTCAAAGTGGTTAAGATAAACCATGAATTCAAAAACGTAGTAGTTTCCCATAAGGCGTTGATCGAGGCTGATATCGAAGAACAGAAAAAAGAGATCATCGGTCAATTGGAAAAAGGACAGGTTCTTGAAGGTGTTGTTAAAAACATTACTTCTTACGGTGTCTTTATTGACCTTGGTGGTGTTGATGGATTGGTACATATTACTGATCTTTCTTGGAGCAGAATCAACCATCCAAATGAAGTGGTGGAATTGGATCAGAAATTAAATGTTGTTATCCTTGACTTTGATGAGAACAAATCTAGAATCCAGTTAGGTCTTAAGCAATTGGAGAAACATCCTTGGGATGCTCTTAGCGAAGACATTAAAATTGGAGACAAGGTTAAAGGTAAAGTAGTGGTTATTGCCGACTACGGTGCATTTATCGAAGTTGCAGAGGGTGTTGAAGGATTGATCCACGTTTCTGAAATGTCTTGGTCTACACATTTACGTTCCGCTCAGGATTTCGTAAAAGTTGGTGACGAGGTAGAAGCTGTTGTATTGACCTTGGATAGGGAAGACCGTAAAATGTCTCTTGGAATTAAGCAATTAACTCCAGATCCATGGACTGATATCACTAGCAAATATCCTGTTGGATCTAAGCATAAAGGTATTGTTCGTAATTTCACCAATTTCGGTGTGTTTGTTGAATTGGAAGAAGGAATAGACGGGTTGATCTACATCTCCGATCTTTCTTGGACCAAGAAAATTAAGCATCCATCCGAGTTTGTAACCGTAGGTGATACTTTGGAAGTTGAGGTATTGGAATTGGATGTTGAAGGTCGTAAGTTAAGTTTAGGACACAAGCAGACTACTGAAAATCCTTGGGATAAGTACGAAACTGAATTTGCATTGGATACAGTTCACAAAGGAACTATCGCTGAAATAGTGGATAAAGGAGCGACTATAGAATTTAACGAGGATATCGTAGCCTTCGTACCATCACGTCATTTGGAAAAAGAAGATGGCAAGAAATTGGTAAAAGGTGAAGAGGCCGAGTTCAAGATCATTGAATTCAATAAAGAATTCAAAAGAGTTGTAGCTAGCCACACCGCTATCTTTAGAGAAGAGGAACAACGCAATGTAAAAGCTGCCGTTAAAAAAGCTGCAGCCTCGGCTGATGAAGCTAAACCTACTATAGGTGATGCCAACGAAGCATTGCAAGCGTTGAAAGATAAAATGGAAGCTAACGACAAGAAAAAGAAGTAA
- the lon gene encoding endopeptidase La, with protein sequence MAKTKNIQFDTMSLHGIDEDAELIPLMTPEDEEEINNEKLPETLPILPLRNTVLFPGVVIPITAGRDKSIKLIKDANNGSKVIGVVAQKDEETENPGVKDINTLGTVARILRVLQMPDGNTTVIIQGKKRFEVAEVLTEKPYITATVRETTEVRPTRDDKEFRAIIDTIKELSLQIIRDNPNIPSEASFAIKNIQSDSFLINFVSSNLNLSVKDKQDLLEIGSLQDRALATLKYMNIELQKLELKNDIQSKVRSDMDQQQREYYLHQQMKTIQEELGGLSYEEEVDEMRKKAKKKKWNKAVAEHFEKELAKMQRMNPQVAEYSIQRNYLDLFLDLPWNEFSKDKFDLKRAQKILDRDHYGLEDVKRRIIEYLAVLKLRNDMKSPILCLFGPPGVGKTSLGKSVAEALGREYVRISLGGLRDEAEIRGHRKTYIGAMPGRIIQSLKKAGKSNPVFILDEIDKLSNSHQGDPSSAMLEVLDPEQNNEFHDNFLEMGYDLSKVMFIATANSLSEIQPALRDRMEIIHVTGYTIEEKVEIAKRHLLPKQLKEHGLSVNHLKIGKPQLEKIVEGYTRESGVRSLEKQIAKMVRHAAKSIAMEEEYNQKVSFEDVEKVLGPARMERDKYENNDVAGVVTGLAWTSVGGDILFIESILSKGKGNLTITGNLGTVMKESATIAMEYIKSNSDRYGIDPEVFDKYNVHIHVPEGATPKDGPSAGITMLTSLVSLFTQKKIKKSLAMTGEITLRGKVLPVGGIKEKILAAKRAKIKEIILCEDNRKDILEIKEDYLKGLTFHYVNDMQEVIDIAVTDESVKNPKQL encoded by the coding sequence ATGGCTAAAACAAAAAACATACAATTTGACACAATGTCATTGCACGGGATAGACGAGGATGCGGAGTTAATACCCTTGATGACACCTGAAGATGAGGAGGAAATCAACAATGAAAAGTTACCCGAAACCTTGCCCATATTGCCTTTGCGCAATACTGTGTTGTTTCCAGGGGTAGTTATTCCGATTACAGCAGGAAGGGATAAATCCATTAAATTGATAAAGGATGCCAATAACGGATCAAAGGTTATTGGTGTGGTAGCCCAAAAGGATGAGGAAACAGAAAATCCAGGTGTAAAGGATATCAACACTTTGGGAACTGTAGCAAGAATCTTGAGGGTGCTGCAAATGCCCGATGGAAACACTACTGTGATCATACAGGGAAAAAAACGATTTGAAGTGGCCGAAGTGCTTACCGAAAAGCCGTACATCACTGCTACGGTGAGGGAGACAACAGAGGTTAGACCGACACGTGATGACAAGGAATTTAGGGCAATCATAGACACTATAAAAGAACTGTCATTGCAGATTATTAGGGACAATCCCAATATTCCCAGTGAGGCTTCTTTTGCCATTAAGAATATACAGAGCGATTCATTTTTGATAAATTTTGTCTCCTCCAATCTTAACTTGAGTGTAAAGGACAAGCAGGATTTATTGGAAATTGGCAGTTTGCAGGATCGTGCACTGGCCACTCTAAAATATATGAACATTGAACTTCAGAAGCTGGAACTTAAAAATGATATTCAGTCCAAAGTGAGAAGTGATATGGATCAGCAACAACGGGAGTATTATCTGCATCAGCAAATGAAAACCATCCAAGAGGAATTGGGTGGACTTTCTTATGAGGAGGAAGTTGATGAGATGCGCAAGAAGGCCAAAAAGAAGAAGTGGAACAAAGCTGTTGCCGAACATTTTGAAAAGGAATTGGCAAAAATGCAACGGATGAACCCACAGGTGGCGGAGTATTCCATTCAACGCAATTATTTGGATCTGTTTTTGGATCTTCCCTGGAACGAATTTTCCAAGGATAAGTTCGATTTAAAAAGGGCCCAGAAAATATTGGATAGGGATCATTATGGTCTGGAAGATGTAAAAAGAAGGATTATTGAATATTTGGCGGTGCTAAAATTGAGGAATGATATGAAATCGCCTATCCTATGCCTATTTGGACCTCCGGGAGTTGGTAAAACCTCCTTGGGCAAATCTGTAGCCGAGGCTTTGGGAAGGGAATATGTGCGAATTTCACTTGGTGGCCTTAGGGACGAGGCCGAGATTCGTGGGCACCGTAAAACCTATATAGGGGCCATGCCCGGCAGAATTATTCAAAGTTTAAAAAAGGCCGGTAAATCGAACCCTGTTTTTATTTTGGACGAAATAGATAAACTGTCCAATAGCCATCAAGGTGATCCTTCCTCGGCTATGTTGGAGGTTTTGGATCCGGAACAGAACAATGAGTTTCATGATAACTTTTTGGAAATGGGCTACGATCTGTCCAAAGTAATGTTCATTGCCACGGCCAATAGCCTATCGGAAATACAGCCGGCCCTTAGGGATAGAATGGAAATTATACACGTAACCGGCTATACCATAGAGGAAAAGGTGGAAATTGCAAAGAGGCATTTATTGCCAAAGCAGTTAAAGGAGCATGGTTTAAGTGTAAATCATTTGAAAATTGGCAAGCCTCAATTGGAAAAGATTGTTGAGGGCTATACCAGGGAGTCCGGGGTTAGGTCTTTGGAAAAACAAATAGCCAAAATGGTGAGGCATGCTGCAAAATCTATTGCAATGGAGGAGGAATACAACCAAAAGGTTTCCTTTGAAGATGTTGAGAAGGTTTTGGGACCTGCGCGAATGGAAAGGGATAAATACGAGAATAATGATGTTGCCGGAGTTGTTACAGGCTTGGCCTGGACCAGTGTTGGCGGGGATATTTTGTTTATTGAGTCCATTTTGTCCAAGGGAAAAGGGAATCTCACCATTACCGGTAACTTGGGTACGGTTATGAAAGAGTCTGCAACGATAGCCATGGAGTATATTAAATCCAATTCGGATAGGTATGGTATAGATCCGGAAGTATTCGATAAATACAATGTGCATATTCACGTTCCGGAAGGGGCTACTCCAAAAGATGGTCCCAGTGCGGGGATTACCATGTTGACCTCCTTGGTGTCCTTGTTTACCCAGAAAAAGATAAAGAAGAGCCTGGCTATGACGGGAGAAATTACCCTTAGGGGCAAAGTACTTCCAGTAGGAGGGATAAAGGAGAAGATTTTGGCCGCAAAGCGGGCGAAGATTAAGGAGATCATCCTTTGTGAGGATAACAGGAAGGATATTTTGGAGATCAAGGAGGATTATTTAAAGGGCCTTACTTTTCATTATGTGAACGACATGCAGGAGGTGATAGATATTGCTGTTACCGATGAGTCTGTTAAAAATCCAAAGCAGCTTTAA
- a CDS encoding aspartate carbamoyltransferase catalytic subunit — protein MGELSVKHLLGIKYLKESDIQLIFETADHFKEVINRSIKKVPSLRDITIANIFFENSTRTRLSFELAEKRLSADVVNFSAAQSSVKKGETLIDTVNNILSMKVDMVVMRHPNPGAGIFLSKHVKASIVNAGDGAHEHPTQALLDSYSIREKLGDVAGKNVVIVGDILHSRVALSNIFALQLQGANVKVCGPKTLLPKHIESLGVTVETNLRKALNWCDVANMLRIQNERLDISYFPTTREYTQQFGVNKALLNSLDKEIVIMHPGPINRGVEITSDVADSKQSIILNQVENGVAIRMAVIYLLASKIK, from the coding sequence ATGGGCGAATTAAGTGTAAAACACTTGTTGGGAATCAAGTATCTGAAGGAATCGGATATTCAGCTCATTTTTGAAACAGCAGATCACTTTAAGGAAGTGATCAACCGATCTATCAAAAAAGTTCCTTCCCTACGCGATATCACCATAGCCAATATATTTTTTGAAAACAGTACCCGTACTAGGCTTTCGTTTGAATTGGCGGAAAAGCGGTTGTCCGCAGATGTTGTTAATTTTTCTGCAGCACAATCTTCCGTGAAAAAAGGGGAAACCTTGATAGATACGGTAAATAATATCCTTTCCATGAAGGTAGATATGGTGGTAATGCGCCATCCCAACCCAGGAGCTGGAATATTTCTTTCCAAACATGTTAAGGCTTCTATAGTCAATGCAGGGGATGGTGCACATGAGCATCCTACCCAAGCCTTGTTGGATTCCTATTCCATAAGGGAAAAATTAGGGGATGTGGCAGGTAAAAATGTAGTCATTGTTGGGGATATACTTCATTCAAGGGTGGCACTGTCCAATATCTTTGCCTTGCAGCTACAAGGAGCCAATGTAAAGGTTTGTGGGCCCAAAACCTTATTACCCAAACATATAGAATCTTTGGGTGTTACTGTGGAAACCAATTTGCGAAAAGCCCTTAACTGGTGCGATGTTGCCAATATGCTGCGTATTCAGAATGAACGGTTGGATATTAGTTATTTCCCTACAACAAGGGAGTACACCCAGCAGTTTGGTGTTAATAAAGCCTTGTTGAATAGTTTGGACAAGGAAATTGTAATTATGCACCCGGGTCCCATTAACCGTGGAGTGGAAATAACCAGTGATGTAGCGGATTCCAAACAATCCATTATATTGAATCAGGTAGAAAATGGGGTAGCCATACGTATGGCAGTGATTTATTTATTGGCGTCAAAAATTAAATAA
- a CDS encoding SixA phosphatase family protein has protein sequence MKTAILVRHGKSSWEYNVSDRDRPLMERGIKDVNKVAKEFSSNSIHIDAAYSSPANRALHTAMIFLRTINFPFTKFELSNELYDFSGEDVYRFLKGLNNDQDTVIIFGHNEAFTHIANSLGNMYIDNVPTSGLVQLKFDTNDWSAVTKGITVQTLFPKQL, from the coding sequence ATGAAAACTGCAATATTGGTAAGGCACGGAAAATCGTCTTGGGAATATAATGTTTCGGATAGGGATAGGCCCCTAATGGAAAGGGGTATAAAGGATGTAAATAAGGTAGCGAAGGAGTTTTCATCGAATTCAATCCATATAGACGCTGCTTATTCCAGTCCGGCCAACAGGGCTTTGCACACCGCTATGATTTTTTTAAGGACCATAAACTTTCCATTTACAAAATTTGAACTTTCCAATGAACTTTATGATTTTTCAGGGGAGGATGTATACCGATTTTTAAAAGGATTGAACAATGATCAGGATACGGTTATTATCTTTGGACACAACGAAGCATTTACACATATTGCCAATTCTCTAGGAAACATGTATATTGACAATGTTCCTACCAGTGGGCTGGTACAATTAAAATTTGACACAAACGATTGGAGTGCCGTGACAAAAGGAATAACGGTACAGACACTTTTCCCAAAACAGTTATAA
- a CDS encoding LysM peptidoglycan-binding domain-containing protein, whose translation MSVKAKYQAVLNLGEQLKIKDGDVKEEAGILKIKGQAATQYEKNLLWDKIKELGGENPSDIKANITVADESVYHRHTVKSGESLSKIAKKYYGDPMKYKKIFEANTNILKNPDVIHPDQVLVIPN comes from the coding sequence ATGAGTGTGAAAGCAAAATATCAAGCTGTCCTAAACCTTGGCGAGCAATTAAAAATAAAGGATGGCGATGTAAAAGAGGAAGCAGGTATTCTAAAAATAAAAGGGCAGGCCGCCACGCAATACGAGAAAAATCTTTTGTGGGATAAAATAAAAGAATTGGGTGGAGAAAATCCTTCGGATATCAAGGCCAATATTACTGTTGCCGATGAAAGTGTTTATCACAGACATACCGTAAAAAGCGGAGAATCCCTAAGTAAGATTGCCAAAAAATACTATGGCGATCCTATGAAATACAAGAAAATCTTTGAGGCAAACACCAATATCCTAAAAAATCCGGATGTTATCCATCCAGACCAAGTTTTGGTTATCCCCAACTAG
- the pdxH gene encoding pyridoxamine 5'-phosphate oxidase has translation MQKDLGNYRKSYEKSSLTEEVISDNPMELFQKWFYEVEASDGVDEPNAMTVSTIGLDGFPKNRVVLLKKYTFEGFIFYTNYESEKGRAISQNPNVCISFFWPNMERQIIIKGRAEKIAENLSDGYFESRPDGSKLGAIVSKQSEVVPSRDYLEKKLKDLEKEYENKEIERPKYWGGFIVKPVSIEFWQGRPNRLHDRIRYSLQANYDWKIERLAP, from the coding sequence ATGCAAAAAGACCTAGGGAATTACAGGAAATCCTATGAGAAAAGCTCCCTTACCGAAGAGGTTATTTCGGATAACCCTATGGAGCTATTTCAAAAGTGGTTTTATGAGGTCGAGGCATCGGATGGGGTAGATGAACCCAATGCCATGACGGTCTCTACAATAGGTTTGGATGGGTTTCCAAAGAACAGGGTTGTATTGTTGAAAAAGTACACCTTTGAAGGTTTTATATTTTATACCAATTACGAAAGTGAAAAGGGGAGGGCCATATCCCAAAATCCCAATGTGTGCATTTCTTTTTTTTGGCCAAATATGGAAAGGCAGATCATCATTAAGGGAAGAGCTGAAAAAATAGCAGAAAATTTATCTGATGGCTATTTTGAATCGCGTCCTGATGGCAGCAAATTAGGTGCCATAGTATCCAAGCAGAGTGAGGTAGTTCCGAGCAGGGACTATTTGGAAAAGAAATTAAAGGATTTGGAGAAGGAATATGAAAATAAGGAGATAGAACGTCCCAAATATTGGGGCGGATTTATTGTAAAGCCCGTGTCCATAGAATTTTGGCAAGGACGGCCCAATAGATTGCATGATAGGATACGCTATAGCCTACAGGCCAATTATGATTGGAAAATTGAAAGGTTGGCCCCTTAA
- a CDS encoding ribonuclease Z, with protein sequence MKLTVLGCYAATPRSLNNPTSQVLEIKNQLFLIDCGEGTQVQLRKSKIKFSRINHILISHLHGDHFFGLPGLISTFRLLGRTSELHVYGPKGIKEAITLFLKLGDSWTNYPLVFHELTSTEPERIYEDDKVSITTIPLEHRVYTNGFLIREQLGERKLNVKAVANYKIDKCYFQNIKNGKDVVLENNTVIPNALLTFDPPAPKSYAFCSDTAFSTKIIPWIRNVDVLYHEATFLETEKRLAPKTKHATAKEAATIAREANVGMLILGHFSTRYQSLDLFKEEAKTIFPNVELADDGKEFDL encoded by the coding sequence ATGAAACTAACCGTATTGGGTTGTTATGCAGCAACACCAAGATCTTTAAACAATCCTACATCACAAGTATTAGAGATTAAGAATCAATTGTTTTTGATAGACTGTGGAGAAGGGACACAGGTGCAATTGCGCAAAAGCAAGATAAAGTTTTCCCGAATCAATCATATTTTGATATCGCATTTGCACGGGGACCATTTTTTTGGATTGCCGGGGTTAATATCTACTTTTAGGTTGTTGGGCAGGACCAGTGAATTGCATGTGTATGGCCCAAAAGGGATTAAGGAGGCTATTACCTTATTTCTCAAACTGGGGGATTCATGGACCAATTACCCACTTGTTTTTCACGAATTGACTTCAACAGAGCCTGAAAGGATTTATGAAGATGATAAGGTGTCCATTACCACAATTCCATTGGAACACAGGGTATATACCAATGGTTTTCTTATTAGGGAGCAGTTGGGAGAACGAAAATTGAATGTAAAAGCTGTTGCGAATTATAAAATAGACAAATGCTATTTTCAGAATATCAAGAACGGCAAGGACGTTGTTTTGGAGAATAATACTGTTATTCCCAATGCACTATTGACTTTTGATCCTCCCGCTCCCAAAAGTTATGCCTTTTGTAGTGATACCGCCTTTTCAACAAAAATTATTCCTTGGATCCGGAATGTGGATGTGTTATATCATGAGGCCACATTCTTGGAGACGGAAAAAAGACTGGCCCCAAAAACAAAACATGCCACCGCCAAAGAGGCAGCTACCATTGCCAGGGAAGCCAATGTAGGGATGTTGATCTTGGGGCATTTTTCCACTAGATATCAATCTTTGGACCTTTTTAAGGAAGAGGCCAAAACCATATTTCCGAATGTGGAACTAGCAGACGATGGCAAGGAGTTCGATCTTTAG
- a CDS encoding RNA polymerase sigma factor, with translation MSLEKRHIDDLIPLCLNGNRHAQLEIYNRYYKGMYNVSYRIVKDSAIAEDVMQESLLSALTKLDQFKGEVSFGAWLKRIVVNNSIHQYKKRMKRQEVDLGNVMYKVEDNDGYVPDNGMIELKAQKVIETMKLLKDNYRISLTLHLIEGYDYEEISEIMNLSYANCRTMISRAKESLRQKLNTEYHGS, from the coding sequence TTGAGCCTAGAAAAGAGACATATTGATGATTTGATACCATTGTGCTTAAACGGCAACCGGCACGCGCAATTAGAAATTTACAATCGCTATTATAAGGGAATGTACAATGTTTCCTATAGGATCGTAAAAGACAGCGCCATTGCGGAAGATGTAATGCAGGAATCGCTATTAAGCGCACTGACCAAACTGGACCAATTTAAGGGAGAAGTTTCCTTTGGGGCCTGGCTAAAACGAATTGTAGTCAACAATAGTATTCATCAATATAAAAAAAGGATGAAACGCCAGGAAGTTGATCTTGGAAATGTAATGTACAAGGTCGAAGACAATGATGGATATGTCCCAGATAATGGAATGATTGAACTAAAGGCTCAAAAAGTGATTGAAACCATGAAACTGTTAAAAGACAATTACAGAATTTCTTTGACCTTACATTTAATTGAAGGCTATGATTACGAAGAAATAAGTGAAATAATGAATTTGAGCTATGCCAATTGCAGAACAATGATTTCACGGGCCAAAGAAAGCCTTAGACAAAAATTAAATACCGAATACCATGGAAGTTGA